The Armatimonadota bacterium genome includes a region encoding these proteins:
- a CDS encoding zinc ribbon domain-containing protein — MGAVDTCHSCGMPMQTSEMHGAGIEQNPYCVYCTDAEGHLKSREQVREGWIQFTVDAMGKSRGEAEREVDAAMAEMPAWKDG, encoded by the coding sequence ATGGGAGCGGTTGATACCTGTCACAGCTGCGGCATGCCCATGCAGACGTCCGAGATGCACGGCGCAGGGATCGAGCAGAACCCCTACTGCGTCTACTGCACCGACGCTGAGGGCCACCTCAAGTCGCGCGAGCAGGTGCGCGAGGGCTGGATCCAGTTCACCGTGGACGCGATGGGCAAGTCCCGCGGCGAGGCCGAACGTGAGGTTGACGCGGCCATGGCCGAGATGCCGGCGTGGAAGGACGGGTAG